The Brachyhypopomus gauderio isolate BG-103 chromosome 12, BGAUD_0.2, whole genome shotgun sequence genome window below encodes:
- the aph1b gene encoding gamma-secretase subunit Aph-1b, with amino-acid sequence MTAAVLFGCTFVAFGPAAALFVLTVARDPLRVIFLIAGAFFWLVSLLLSSLVWFITVQMSNRDSAAQQKALLIFGVVLSVLLQEVFRFAYYRLLKKANEGLLALSQEDTMPISIRQLAYVSGLGFGFMSGAFSVVNILSDSGGPGTVGIHGDSQHYFISSAFMTLAIILLHMFWGVVFFEACERQKWWGVGAVVLTHLLVSCLTFVNPQYEGSLIPTYIIVCVMAGWAFSCAGGSLRNLRLCLTCKDKDFLLANHRPR; translated from the exons ATGACGGCGGCGGTGCTGTTCGGCTGCACGTTCGTGGCGTTCGGCCCCGCGGCGGCGCTGTTCGTGCTCACGGTGGCCCGGGACCCGCTCCGCGTCATCTTCCTCATCGCCGG GGCGTTCTTCTGGCTGGTGTCTCTGCTGCTGTCCTCGCTGGTGTGGTTCATCACTGTGCAGATGAGCAACAGAGACAGTGCCGCCCAGCAGAAAGCTCTTCTCATATTCGGGGTGGTGCTGTCTGTGCTGCTTCAGGAGGTCTTTAGATTTGCCTACTACAGACTACTAAA GAAGGCTAATGAAGGTCTGTTGGCTCTTAGCCAGGAGGACACCATGCCCATTTCCATTCGCCAGCTAGCCTACG TCTCTGGCCTGGGTTTTGGCTTCATGAGTGGAGCGTTTTCTGTAGTCAACATCCTCTCTGACTCTGGAGGTCCTGGCACTGTTGGTATCCATGGTGactctcaacactacttcatcTCCTCAG CTTTCATGACCTTGGCCATCATCCTGCTGCACATGTTCTGGGGGGTGGTGTTCTTTGAGGCGTGTGAGCGTCAGAAGTGGTGGGGTGTTGGTGCAGTGGTCCTCACTCACCTGCTGGTGTCCTGTCTG ACGTTTGTGAACCCGCAGTATGAAGGCAGTCTGATCCCCacatacatcattgtgtgtgtgatggctggCTGGGCATTCTCATGTGCTGGTGGATCTCTGAGGAACCTCAGACTTTGTCTCACCTGCAAAGACAAAGACTTCCTGTTGGCCAATCACAGACCTAGATAA
- the slc38a8b gene encoding putative sodium-coupled neutral amino acid transporter 8, whose translation MEELARESIRSISLLYKPARGSEAPRLGSFGAVFIMLKSALGAGLLNFPWAFGKAGGVNRAISVELVSLIFLVSGLVILGYASSISRQNSYHEVVRGVCGRRVGHLCQICFVFNLFMISVAFLVVVQDQLDKLCLSLYETVTGRREMPYHWYTDQSFVLFLMCLIIILPLSVPKEIGIQKYTSVLGTLAASFLCVAITVKYYMKEEHAVSLRPEHTDGLHSWVSVFSVVPTICFGFQCHEACIAIYSSMENKSILHWTFISGVSMIFCLVIYTLTGVFGFLTFGREVASDILMSYPGNDVVMIIARLLFGISIITIYPIILLLGRSVIMTLMLGYREKRAMITEMFESRCRWFLTTLWITVTLVVAIYVPDMSDVISVIGGVSAFFIFIFPGLCLIFAMQTEPVDHKKKLLLIGWGVVTVVVGVFIFGQSTTIAVMELTHKS comes from the exons ATGGAGGAACTAGCGCGAGAGAGCATTCGCAGCATCAGTTTATTGTACAAACCTGCGCGCGGTTCTGAAGCGCCACGTTTGGGTTCGTTCGGGGCCGTTTTCATCATGCTCAAATCAGCGCTCGGCGCGGGACTGCTCAACTTCCCTTGGGCTTTTGGCAAAGCGGGCGGCGTGAACAGAGCCATATCTGTGGAACTG gtgtctcTGATATTTCTGGTGAGTGGTTTGGTGATTCTGGGATACGCCTCATCTATCAGTCGACAGAATTCCTACCATGaagtggtgaggggtgtgtgtggacgcaGGGTCGGACATCTCTGCCAGATTTGCTTTGTCTTCAACCTCTTCATGATCTCTGTGGCATTCCTCGTGGTGGTGCAGGATCAGCTGGATAAGT tgtgtctgTCATTGTATGAAACAGTGACAGGACGTAGAGAGATGCCTTATCATTGGTATACAGACCAGAGCTTTGTCCTCTTCCTCATGTGCCTTATCATCATCCTCCCACTCTCGGTCCCTAAGGAGATCGGCATCCAGAAGTACACCAG TGTTCTGGGTACGCTGGCTGCCAGCTTCCTGTGTGTGGCCATTACAGTGAAGTATTACATGAAAGAGGAGCATGCAGTCTCCCTACGTCCAGAACACACTGACgg GCTCCACTCCTGGGTGTCCGTCTTCAGCGTGGTCCCCACCATTTGTTTTGGCTTCCAG tgccaTGAAGCCTGCATTGCCATTTACAGCAGCATGGAGAATAAAAGCATCCTCCACTGGACCTTCATCTCTGGGGTCTCCATGATCTTCTGTCTGGTTATCTACACGCTGACTG GAGTGTTTGGCTTTCTTACATTTGGCCGGGAAGTGGCTTCAGATATTCTGATGTCATATCCTGGAAATGATGTGGTCATGATCATTGCGAGGCTGCTGTTTGGGATCTCAATCATCACTATCTATCCCATAATACTTCTTCTGGGCAG GTCTGTAATTATGACACTAATGCTTGGTTACCGAGAGAAGCGTGCCATGATTACGGAAATGTTTGAGAGTCGCTGTCGGTGGTTTCTGACCACCCTGTGGATTACTGTGACTCTGGTGGTGGCCATTTATGTGCCAGACATGAGTGATGTCATCAGCGTGATTGGGGGTGTCAGTGCTTTCTTCATCTTCATATTTCCTG GACTGTGTCTCATATTTGCCATGCAGACGGAACCAGTCGACcacaaaaaaaa GCTGCTCCTGATTGGATGGGGAGTGGTGACTGTTGTTGTCGGAGTCTTCATCTTTGGCCAGAGCACCACCATCGCAGTCATGGAGCTCACACATAAATCCTGA
- the exosc6 gene encoding exosome complex component MTR3, translating to MPVDNKRVRGPEESQSPLLFLSPSTGPTEPRSRSGARANADVRSVFARCGLVSQAKGSAYLEAGNTKIMCSVFGPRETDRKDETDMKSGRLVCDFRLAPFSSQKRGAWIQGSEERDVSVALLESLQPGVCLHRYPRSQIEVHVMVLENDGSVLAHAVTCASMALADAGIEMYDLVLGCTMRQDGESCLVDPDFLEETGSWRSGYEENQGRVSLALLPNLNQISGLQADGEMREDALTAAVSTCMDGCHKLYPVVQQAILRAVKKNAPPAEK from the coding sequence ATGCCGGTGGATAATAAACGTGTTCGCGGGCCGGAGGAGTCTCAGTCCCCGTTATTGTTCCTCTCTCCGAGCACCGGGCCCACCGAACCCAGGAGCAGGTCCGGTGCTCGTGCAAACGCGGACGTTCGCTCGGTGTTCGCGCGCTGCGGGCTCGTGAGCCAAGCCAAAGGCTCAGCCTACCTCGAGGCTGGAAACACAAAGATAATGTGTTCCGTGTTCGGTCCACGAGAAACGGACCGCAAGGACGAAACCGACATGAAAAGCGGCCGCCTCGTCTGTGACTTTCGGCTCGCGCCATTTTCCAGCCAGAAACGGGGCGCTTGGATCCAGGGTTCCGAGGAGCGGGACGTGTCCGTGGCGCTGCTGGAGAGCCTGCAGCCCGGCGTGTGCCTGCACCGGTACCCGCGCTCCCAGATAGAAGTGCACGTGATGGTTCTGGAAAACGACGGCTCGGTTCTGGCGCACGCCGTCACGTGCGCGTCCATGGCGCTCGCGGACGCCGGTATCGAGATGTACGATCTGGTGCTGGGCTGCACGATGCGCCAGGACGGCGAGTCGTGCCTGGTGGACCCGGACTTCTTGGAGGAGACGGGGAGCTGGCGGTCCGGCTACGAGGAGAACCAGGGACGCGTTAGTCTCGCGCTGCTTCCGAACCTGAATCAGATTTCCGGGCTGCAGGCGGACGGGGAGATGCGCGAGGACGCGCTGACGGCGGCTGTGAGCACGTGCATGGACGGCTGCCATAAACTGTACCCGGTGGTGCAACAGGCCATATTACGAGCTGTGAAGAAAAACGCACCACCAGCGGAAAAATAA
- the tmppe gene encoding transmembrane protein with metallophosphoesterase domain, producing the protein MCTLKKSGLMRLSAEGKVGVATGVVIFSMFISRTLISDRVDVNTRASLFRVQFLLFINSLLLLGSLYIWRRTVTRFCGTRGSLGTWTQRCWRALVLVFLVLAHSSYLSLFYMVDTEPHWLALLSFTCLGIYIILLFFLVAFSCVSRVRRLCAPTSDGNESGRQVVLALVVTAVLALYGLLNASQPPQVVEVEVPVKNLPASMNGLRVVLLSDIHLGPTLGRSRLEYIVTVVNQLKPDLVVIVGDLTDSQVTKLSAAAEPLGSLRAPLGCYFVTGNHEYYTADVEGWFEFLHSKGITPLHNTHVRLSRPGQSQDWICLAGVDDLEASMLRYPGHGMDVQNALSGCSDRHPIVLLAHQPSAAKAAVRQRPDISLVLSGHTHAGQLFPLTLLVFLVNPYFCGLYQVSENTTIYVTPGTGYYGIPMRIGSRSEITHIIMKPA; encoded by the exons ATGTGCACTCTGAAGAAGTCCGGGTTGATGCGCCTCTCAGCCGAAGGGAAGGTCGGAGTGGCCACGGGGGTCGTGATCTTCTCCATGTTCATCTCCAGGACTCTCATATCAGACCGAGTGGACGTGAACACTCGCGCTTCGCTATTTCGAGTACAGTTTCTGCTCTTCATCAACTCCCTGCTCCTCCTGGGCTCGCTGTACATCTGGAGACGCACCGTGACGCGGTTCTGCGGCACCAGAGGGAGTCTGGGCACCTGGACCCAAAGGTGCTGGCGCGCGCTCGTGCTGGTGTTCCTCGTGCTCGCGCATTCCAGTTACTTGAGCTTGTTTTACATGGTGGACACAGAACCGCACTGGCTGGCGCTACTGAGCTTCACGTGCCTGGGCATTTACATTATCCTCCTGTTCTTCTTGGTGGCGTTCAGTTGCGTGAGTCGTGTGCGTCGCTTGTGTGCCCCGACCTCAGACGGGAACGAGTCGGGCAGACAGGTGGTTCTAGCCTTGGTAGTGACCGCAGTACTGGCACTATATGGGTTGTTAAATGCCTCACAGCCCCCACAggttgtggaggtggaggttccTGTGAAGAACCTACCAGCCTCAATGAACGGACTGAGGGTGGTGCTGTTGTCTGATATACATCTTGGGCCGACTCTAGGACGCTCCAGGCTAGAGTATATTGTTACCGTGGTGAATCAGCTGAAACCAG ACTTGGTGGTGATTGTCGGCGATTTGACGGATTCCCAGGTGACCAAGCTCAGTGCCGCGGCCGAGCCGCTGGGCTCTCTGAGGGCCCCGCTGGGCTGTTACTTCGTGACAG GAAACCACGAGTACTACACCGCTGACGTGGAAGGCTGGTTCGAGTTTTTGCATTCGAAGGGGATCACGCCTCTACACAACACCCATGTGCGATTGTCCCGGCCGGGCCAGAGCCAGGACTGGATCTGTCTTGCTGGTGTTGATGATCTGGAGGCTAGCATGCTACG GTACCCAGGTCATGGGATGGACGTACAGAACGCTCTGAGTGGCTGCAGTGACCGGCATCCTATCGTCCTTCTGGCTCACCAGCCCAGCGCAGCTAAAGCAGCTGTCCGCCAACGTCCTGACATCAGCTTGGTACTGTCAG GCCACACTCACGCAGGACAGCTGTTCCCACTCACTCTGCTGGTTTTCCTGGTGAATCCCTATTTCTGTGGCCTGTATCAAGTCTCAGAGAACACAACCATCTACGTGACCCCAGGGACCGGTTACTACGGCATTCCAATGAGAATCGGCAGCCGGTCAGAGATCACACACATCATAATGAAACCTGCCTGA
- the mtbl gene encoding metallothionein-B-like yields MDKCECSNTAAGTCGPNCKCTNCTCAKDKKTCCSSGCTKGTNSCESASKDKDKSGTRCCK; encoded by the exons ATGGACAAATGCGAGTGCTCTAACA CTGCAGCTGGTACGTGCGGACCGAACTGCAAATGCACCAATTGTACGTGCGCTAAAGACAAAAAAA CGTGCTGTTCGTCCGGTTGCACCAAGGGCACGAACAGCTGTGAAAGCGCGAGCAAGGACAAGGACAAGTCCGGCACGCGCTGCTGCAAATGA